A region from the Raphanus sativus cultivar WK10039 unplaced genomic scaffold, ASM80110v3 Scaffold2320, whole genome shotgun sequence genome encodes:
- the LOC130505499 gene encoding protein PLANT CADMIUM RESISTANCE 12-like, giving the protein MYGDVPVFMSEGALFRDQPYAGELPQGLWTTGLCDCHEDCHICVQTAIVPCVSFARNTEIVNRGTIPCINAGLIHLALGFVGCCWLYAFPSRSRLREHFALPEEPCSDYWVHICCTPCAICQESRELKNQGADPSLGWVSNIEKWRRDKITPPIVVPGMNR; this is encoded by the exons ATGTACGGGGATGTGCCGGTGTTCATGTCGGAAGGAGCGTTGTTCAGGGATCAACCGTACGCCGGAGAACTTCCTCAGGGACTATGGACCACCGGTCTTTGTGATTGTCACGAAGATTGTCACATTT GTGTTCAGACAGCTATAGTTCCATGCGTCTCCTTCGCTCGGAACACCGAGATCGTAAACAGAGGAACCATAC CTTGCATAAACGCAGGTTTGATTCATCTAGCGTTAGGGTTTGTGGGTTGTTGCTGGCTTTACGCGTTTCCAAGCAGGTCAAGGCTTAGAGAACATTTCGCATTGCCTGAGGAACCATGCAGTGACTATTGGGTCCATATATGTTGCACACCGTGTGCTATTTGCCAAGAGTCTAGAGAACTCAAGAACCAAGGCGCTGATCCTTCCCTCG gttGGGTTTCTAATATAGAGAAATGGAGACGAGATAAAATAACTCCTCCCATTGTTGTACCAGGCATGAACCGCTAA